From a single Lolium rigidum isolate FL_2022 chromosome 7, APGP_CSIRO_Lrig_0.1, whole genome shotgun sequence genomic region:
- the LOC124671544 gene encoding uncharacterized protein At4g19900-like → MALPPFPRQEDLDRSTWLFQAAPQRPFHVHAVRGTNAMATPPSKTRATSLFFSPAMAAPPRKPLPLLFFSISLPFLLLLFFLVFLLSHTTFTILVCPLLPRSPSRSANATMNSTVAPAAATNLDVSMDNNTMQAFHVSPSPPSLPVPPPPPPPVKTNNNKKASTKRNKSILKLLVKQTSRTRRFAARAAELFEPPSPQRPCAGRFFMTWLSPLEQFGRREPLVVETVFRWHPDACLLIASDTMDSAGGSDKLRPFLDRGFRVAAASPDMAYLLGGTPAQEWLGTVRRGEVGPGSVPLGQNLSNLLRLALLYKFGGVYLDADVVILRPLSGLRNAIGAQAVDAATGDWIRLNNAVMVFDQGHPMLREFIAEFATTFDGSKWGHNGPYLVSRVAARVRHQLPELGVTVLPPQAFYPVDWNKIVGLFVAPKNGKEERWVKAKMDNIKGESFGIHLWNRESRSLEMEEGSVIGRLISDGCLFCNSSVG, encoded by the coding sequence ATGGCGCTCCCTCCCTTCCCACGTCAGGAAGACCTCGATCGAAGTACTTGGCTCTTCCAGGCAGCGCCGCAGCGGCCATTCCATGTACATGCAGTCAGAGGCACGAACGCCATGGCAACTCCTCCGTCGAAAACCCGCGCCACATCGCTCTTCTTCTCTCCGGCGATGGCCGCTCCCCCTCGGAAGCCATTGCCGCTgctcttcttctccatctccctccccttcctcctcctgctcttcttcctcgtcttcctcctctcgcaCACCACGTTTACCATCCTTGTCTGCCCTCTCCTCCCGCGATCGCCTTCCAGATCAGCAAATGCCACCATGAACAGTACTGtcgctcccgccgccgccactaACCTCGACGTGTCCATGGACAACAACACCATGCAAGCGTTCCAtgtctcgccgtcgccgccgtcgcttcccgtgccgccgccccctcctcctccggtcAAGACGAACAATAACAAGAAGGCGTCCACGAAGAGAAACAAGAGCATCCTCAAGCTGCTGGTCAAGCAGACATCCCGGACGCGGCGGTTCGCAGCGCGCGCGGCCGAGCTTTTCGAGCCGCCGTCGCCGCAGCGACCGTGCGCGGGCCGCTTCTTCATGACGTGGCTCTCCCCGCTCGAGCAGTTCGGCCGCCGCGAGCCCCTCGTCGTGGAGACCGTCTTCCGGTGGCACCCCGACGCCTGCCTCCTCATCGCCTCCGACACCATGGACTCCGCGGGGGGCAGCGACAAGCTCCGACCGTTCCTCGATCGTGGATTCCGcgtcgccgccgcgtcgccggacATGGCGTACCTTCTGGGCGGCACGCCCGCCCAGGAGTGGCTCGGCACGGTGCGGCGCGGGGAAGTCGGCCCCGGCAGCGTGCCGCTCGGGCAGAACCTCTCCAACCTCCTCCGCCTCGCGCTTCTCTACAAGTTCGGCGGCGTCTACCTCGACGCCGACGTCGTCATCCTGCGGCCCCTGTCGGGCCTCCGAAACGCCATCGGGGCGCAGGCCGTGGACGCGGCCACTGGCGACTGGATTCGGCTGAACAACGCCGTGATGGTGTTCGACCAGGGCCACCCGATGCTGCGGGAGTTCATCGCCGAGTTCGCCACAACTTTCGACGGCAGCAAGTGGGGGCACAACGGGCCGTACCTGGTGTCGAGGGTGGCAGCGAGGGTCCGGCATCAGTTGCCGGAACTCGGCGTAACGGTGCTGCCGCCGCAGGCGTTCTACCCCGTGGACTGGAACAAGATCGTCGGGCTGTTCGTCGCGCCCAAGAACGGGAAGGAGGAGAGGTGGGTGAAGGCCAAGATGGATAACATCAAAGGTGAGAGCTTCGGCATTCATCTATGGAACAGGGAGAGCAGGAGCCTCGAAATGGAGGAGGGAAGTGTGATTGGACGGTTGATTTCAGACGGCTGCTTATTCTGCAATTCTTCCGTAGGTTAA
- the LOC124674555 gene encoding RNA polymerase II C-terminal domain phosphatase-like 1: MIKAAVYFGHISIGEVELWPKGETNLAAAPWVREIRVDRLSPPSERCPPLAVLQTVSPTGRCLVMESRPTATTDEPPTPLVSMHTACLRDNKTAVFPLGAEEIHLVAMKPKSNLPNHACFWGYKVPLGLYTSCLSMLNLRCLGIVFDLDETLVVANTTRSFEDRIDAIQRKLSNESDPQRISGMLAEIKRYQDDRSMLKQYIESDQVNDGGKVYKAQSEVVPPLADSHQPMIRPIIRLQEKSIIFTRINPSIRDTSVLVRLRPAWDDLRSYLIARGRKRFEVYVCTMAERDYALEMWRLLDPDSRLINSVQLPHRLVCVKSGSSKSLLNVFRDGSCHPGMALVIDDRLKVWDEKDQCRVHVVPAFSPYYAPQAEANFPIPVLCVARNVACNVRGGFFKEFDEGLLPWISEVHFEDELNDVPSAPDVGNYLISEDENAAISNVNKDPLAFDGMADAEVKRRMKEAVSSVQAVDPMTTNVDMMSVAANQQFIPSSSIPIAPPPGMVPLNNDQDHQPPSISWPVAQSGSGDTLQGSPAREEGEVPESELDPDTRRRLLILQHGQDTRDPSPPFPAEPSVQVSVPQVQSQGNWFPVQDEMNPRNLNRTSTGFHSESDAVHSDKNQPPHQSYLPAGDNPISSDRLNYQNQRYPSQPPHSEDHHMLQNQAPTTYRSFSGDGMATQHFHPGHRSSQMESGRQFGHYTETSGAVLEEIAAKCGFKVEYQSTLCDSAELRFSIQIWIIGEKVGEGMGRTRKEAQRQAANMSLRNLADKFLSFDPDKLTIPKDNGFCSNTTSFKYTGSSRDDMLPVASTSDESRYMHERVYNSVKSASSVAALKELCTAEGYNLVFQAQPPPSDSSTRKEVHAQIEIDGRILGKGVGATWEEAKLQAADGALKTLKYMLGQLAQKRSASPRTFASNFSKRFKPDFQPAVQRIPPGRYSRSDSYIP; encoded by the exons ATGATCAAAGCGGCGGTGTATTTTGGGCACATCTCCATCGGGGAGGTGGAGCTGTGGCCCAAGGGGGAGACGAACCTGGCAGCGGCGCCATGGGTGCGGGAGATCCGAGTGGACCGCCTCTCCCCGCCCAGCGAGCGGTGCCCGCCGCTCGCCGTCCTGCAAACCGTGTCCCCGACTGGCCGCTGCCTCGTGATGGAGTCGAGGCCGACAGCCACAACGGACGAGCCCCCCACGCCGCTTGTCTCCATGCACACCGCTTGCCTCAGAGACAATAAG ACAGCGGTTTTTCCACTTGGAGCAGAAGAGATCCATTTAGTGGCAATGAAACCCAAGAGTAACTTGCCAAACCATGCATGCTTTTGGGGCTATAAAGTACCGTTAGGCTTGTATACTTCTTGCTTAAGTATGTTGAATCTTCGATGCCTAGGCATTGTGTTTGACCTTGATGAAACACTAGTTGTTGCCAATACCACACGGTCTTTTGAAGACAGAATTGATGCAATCCAGAGAAAATTGAGTAATGAGTCTGATCCGCAGCGTATTAGTGGTATGCTGGCAGAGATCAAGAGGTACCAAGATGACAGGTCAATGCTAAAGCAGTATATAGAAAGCGATCAAGTTAATGATGGTGGGAAAGTGTATAAAGCGCAATCTGAGGTTGTCCCACCTTTAGCTGATAGTCATCAACCTATGATACGTCCTATCATAAGGCTACAAGAGAAAAGCATTATATTCACACGTATAAATCCATCG ATAAGAGACACCAGTGTTCTGGTAAGATTAAGGCCTGCTTGGGATGATCTTCGGAGCTACTTGATTGCAAGAGGTCGGAAACGTTTTGAGGTGTATGTGTGCACTATGGCTGAGAGAGACTATGCCTTGGAAATGTGGAGGTTGCTTGATCCTGATTCTAGACTGATAAACTCTGTTCAACTTCCTCACAGGCTTGTCTGTGTCAAATCTG GCTCTAGTAAGTCTTTGCTAAACGTATTCCGTGATGGATCTTGCCACCCTGGAATGGCCCTAGTGATTGATGATCGTCTGAAAGTTTGGGATGAGAAGGATCAATGTCGAGTTCATGTTGTTCCTGCCTTCTCTCCATATTACGCTCCACAGGCAGAG GCAAACTTCCCTATTCCAGTTCTTTGTGTTGCTAGGAATGTTGCATGCAATGTTCGGGGTGGCTTCTTTAA GGAATTTGATGAGGGTCTCCTACCATGGATTAGTGAGGTTCATTTTGAGGACGAATTAAATGATGTCCCTTCCGCTCCTGATGTTGGTAATTATTTGATTTCAGAG gATGAAAATGCTGCAATTTCGAATGTGAACAAAGATCCTCTGGCTTTTGATGGTATGGCAGATGCAGAGGTGAAAAGGAGAATGAAG GAAGCAGTTAGCAGTGTTCAAGCTGTGGATCCAATGACAACAAATGTTGACATGATGTCAGTAGCTGCTAACCAACAATTCATTCCATCTTCATCTATTCCGATAGCACCACCACCCGGGATGGTGCCTTTGAataatgatcaagatcatcagcCTCCTTCAATCAGCTGGCCAGTTGCTCAATCTGGTTCTGGAGATACCTTGCAAGGTTCTCCAGCTAGAGAAGAGGGTGAGGTTCCTGAATCTGAGTTAGATCCTGACACAAGGAGAAGGCTTCTCATATTACAGCATGGCCAAGACACAAGAGACCCTTCGCCACCCTTTCCTGCAGAACCTTCTGTACAAGTCTCAGTTCCTCAAGTGCAATCTCAGGGAAACTGGTTTCCTGTACAGGATGAAATGAACCCAAGAAACTTAAATAGGACCTCAACAGGGTTTCATTCAGAATCTGATGCTGTACATAGTGATAAAAATCAACCACCACATCAGTCATACTTACCTGCTGGGGATAATCCTATATCTTCCGATAGACTTAACTATCAGAACCAGAGATATCCTTCTCAG CCGCCTCACAGTGAGGATCATCATATGCTTCAGAACCAGGCACCTACAACCTACAGATCCTTTTCTG GAGATGGCATGGCAACCCAGCATTTTCATCCAGGTCACAGAAGCAGCCAAATGGAGTCAGGGCGTCAATTTGGACATTATACAGAGACATCTGGTGCGGTGTTGGAGGAGATTGCAGCAAAGTGTGGATTTAAG GTGGAGTACCAGTCAACCCTATGCGATTCTGCCGAGTTACGATTCTCCATTCAG ATTTGGATTATTGGAGAAAAAGTTGGTGAAGGAATGGGAAGAACTAGGAAAGAAGCGCAACGGCAGGCTGCTAATATGTCTTTAAGAAATTTGGCAG ATAAATTTCTGTCGTTTGATCCAGATAAGTTGACAATTCCGAAGGATAATGGTTTTTGTAGCAATACAACCTCATTCAAATATACAGGAAGTAGTAGAGATGACATGTTACCAGTCGCAAGCACTTCGGATGAGTCTAGATATATGCACGAGAGAGTTTATAACTCAGTCAAATCCGCTAGTTCTGTTGCTGCTCTCAAGGAGCTT TGTACAGCTGAGGGGTATAACTTAGTTTTCCAAGCTCAGCCACCTCCATCAGATAGTTCGACAAGGAAAGAAGTTCATGCTCAG ATCGAGATAGATGGGCGAATCCTGGGTAAAGGAGTTGGAGCAACATGGGAGGAAGCTAAGCTACAG GCTGCTGATGGGGCTCTGAAAACGTTGAAATACATGCTTGGTCAACTTGCACAGAAACGGTCTGCATCTCCAAG GACATTTGCATCCAATTTTAGTAAGCGCTTCAAGCCAGATTTCCAGCCAGCGGTGCAAAGGATTCCTCCTGGCAGATATTCTAGGAGTGACAGTTATATTCCTTGA